GGCACTGATGATGGCTGTTTTACCGAATATTTTTTCAGCATGGGAAAGTACTGATAAACAGACCGTGCAGAGTTTAATTACCAAGCTTATCGGATGGTTTTTTGTCATTTTCTTTCCTTTGGCTGCGGGGATGTCTCTGCTGGCCGAACCTGTGATGGATTTAATGACAGGTCATCAGTACATAGGTGGTGCCGTGATGATTCCTTATCTGGCATTGGGGGCTTTTTTATCAAATTTGGTGCACTATTTTACCCTTCCCTGTTCACTGCATAAAAAAACATTGATTATGACCCGGATTACCATTGTTTCAGCAGTCGTGAATCTCTTGTTGTATCTTGTATTCATCCCCTGGTTGGGATTTATTGGAGTAGGTGTTGCACTGATATCCACTTATATATTTATGATAATCTATTCTTTGTATTCTGTAAGAAAATTTGAGCTTATAAAATTACCCTGGAAAATGATTTTTCAGACATTAACTGCCTCGGGTTTCATGGTTTTAGCTGTCATCCTTTTAAAATCTTTATCTTCTCATGTATGGATGATCATTACAGGATCCATTTTGGGGGGTGGAATGGTGTATATTTTAATATTACGACTTTTGGGAGTTTGGTCATTTGATAAAATCAGAACCATTGGAAAACCAGACATCACTCCTTAAATCAAAGGTGATATGGTTTCTTGTCATCATTGATTTGTATGCAATTATGACGGCATGCCTGCCGGATATATATCCCCTGGGATCTGTTATCGGGCTGATCAGTCTTTTTTTGCTATATTTTATTCCGGAACTAGGTCCTGCTTTGTTTTTGGGAGGAGGTTTTTTATTTGCCTTTTTCCTGGGAGCAAATCCGGCCATTACCGTATTGATCCTTTTTATCACGTTATTGGGAGCCATTCTGTATTTTCTTCGCAGAGAAGATGATTACAAGGGTATCCACAACGATTATTCCGTTTATTTTCTGATTCTTTTTACGGCGGTGATTGTTGCCGGATTCTTTTATACGACGAATAAAGTGTATGCTTCGTCAAAAGTCTACCGTTACGTTGTATACAATATGGTTGCCTTTCTTATACCGATTTTATATTTCAAAGATATGCTTAAAATTCGTCGGATACTGGATATCATCTGGTATTTCAATGCTTTACTCATCTTGATCAGTCTTTATGTGATTTTTCTGGGTGGTGCTGATCTGTCCATACGGTTCGACCTGATGGGCCGGGTGAATCCCATCTGGATTGCCAGGGCGCTTGGAATGGGTATTCTCATCAGCATCGACTGGTTTTACCGCTATAAAAGCCGGTGGATTCACTTCCTTTTGTTACTGTATATCGGTTTTAGTGTTTGGATCATCATTCTGTCGGGTTCCCGGGGGCCCATGTTAGGCACCTTAGTTGGGATTATGATTTATATCATGTACATTAAGGAACGGACTTTCTGGAAACGCTTTGGTTATATTCTGGCGGCTCTTCTACTATTAGGAATGATTGTTTTAATTCTACCGAAAGATATGTTATTCAATAAATTTGGTTCTGTAAGGGCCAGTTTATCTGTTTTACAACGCATTGCTTTATGGGAAGAAGCTATTGGTCAAATTGTGGAAAATCCTGTTTTAGGCAGGGGAACCGGTGGGTATCAGATTTTCAGCGCTTATTTTGGAAAATATCCACATAATATTTTTCTGGAGGCCGGTGCAGAGCAGGGAATTCCGGCTATGATTATTCTGGCGGTGTTTCTTCTGCGTCCTTTATCTCTGATACCATCTCTTTTGAAAACTCATAAACGACAAATTGCCGTTCTTTTCTTTGCATTTTGGACCAATTATATGATCAATGCGATGGTAAGTGGAGACATCACCAGTAATTATCTTGTATGGTTTTTTATTTCCTCACTGATTATGTTAAAACAATCTGTCCCCCGGGAGTCTGTATGAAAATACTTATGGTGTTGATGAATGAATTCACTCATGATTTGAGAGTCCTGAAAGAGGGGAAAAGTCTTATTGAATCAGGGCATGATGTAAATTTGATTGCTTTGAAAGATGATCATACATTGGCTGTCGAAATGACAGAAGGGATTCATGTTTTTCGGATACAAGTGAAAAGCCGTTCAATACTTCCTAAAAATTATATATTCTGGTTTATAAAATATCTGGAATTTGTAAAAAAGGCAATTCACAAAGGGAAAAAGCTAAAACCGGATATTGTTCATTGTCACGATTTAAACACATTGATTATAGGTACTATTCTCAAGAAAAAATTGAAAATTCCTTTGGTTTATGATTCTCATGAATTATATCTGGATCGAAATTTTCCAAAACCTGTTCACGTGATTTGGAAAACAATTGAAAGGTATGGCATCAGGCGGGCAGATAAAGTATTTGTTGAAAATCCTTCCCGAGGGCTAATTCTTGAAAAGCGTTATGGGATTCATGGAACAATCCCGTTAAGAAACTGTCAGCAATTAAAAGTCTATTCCCGGACTGACGTTTTAAAAAGAAAGCTGGAGTTGGGATCAAAAGAAAGAATTGTTCTGTATCAGGGAATTGTCACCAAGGCCAGAGGGATGGATACTTTACTTGAGATGATGAATTTTTTACCGGACTTTGTACACCTTGTCATTTTGGGAGATGGCGCTTATTTTAATGTAATAAAAGATTATATAGATAACAAAAAATTGAGGCGCATTCATCTTTTGGGTCAAATTCCCCTCCATGATTTACCCAGTTATACAGCCTCTGCTGATATCGGAATTTCCCTGATTCAGAATATTAACAAAAACCATTATTATGCATTATCAAATAAAATATTTGAATACATGTCTGCCGGATTACCCGTTGTTTTTAGTGATTTTCCCGAAATGCGCCGGGTTATTACAGAAGAACAAGTTGGATTGGTCGTTGATGAAACAAATCCAGATAAGGCAGCTCAAGCAGTAATGACAATTCTAAATAATCCTGATCTTTATAATAGGATGAGTCGAAATGCCATAAAAGCTGTCCAGGAAAAATATAATTGGGATAAAGAAGTCCAGATTCTTAAAGATTATTATGATTCCTTATCAAAATGACAGAGAAAAAGCACTGCTTGCCTTAAAAAAATGGTTTGAAGAAAATCCTTTATATGGATATGATCCCTATGATATTAAGGGTAAAGATTTTATTTCAAAATGCCAGAAATGGACGCCGGTTCGAAAGCCTTTGAACATGTTTCTAGAGTTCTTTCCGATTTCATCGCGTAGAATCTTTAACATAAAAAAACAGATTAATCCCAAAGGGGTTGGGCTCCTTGCTCTAGCCAATATTAAACGTTATAAATCACTGAGAAATAAAGATTATATCCTTACAGCAGAATCGTATCTTGAATGGTTAAGCAAGCACACAGTCACTCAATATGGTGGTGTGGGGTGGGGCTATCCATTCGATTGGCAAAGCCGGGTGCTGATTCCTGCCGGTACTCCATCGTCTGTTGTAACGGCAATATGTGGTCATGCATTTCTTGAATACCGAAACGTCACGAGGAAATCCATATTTGATGATCTTTTATTTCAAATTGCTGTTTTTTTTGAGAAAGGACTAAATCGGCAGGATTCTTCATCAGGAATTTGTTTTAGTTATACACCTTTGGATAACTTTACTGTCCATAATGCCAACCTATTTTCCACCTGGTTCCTTTTGGAAGCAGGGACGCTTTTCAACAACAATACATTGAAAGATATTGGTTATCATGCTTTAGAATACACACTGGCTGACCAAAGTCATGATGGTTCTTTTACATATTGGGGTCCTCCCATGAAAACCCCGGTAATAGATTCATTCCATACCGGTTATGTGCTCAGAATGTTACATCGTATCAGTTTATTTAACCCAGAAGATAAAAAGATAAAGAATGCTATTGAAAGAGGAATGGATTATTATCTTTCACAAATGTTTACCCACGAAAATTTCCCTAAAGATAGTAGTGTAAGAAAATGGCCGTTAAATATTCATACCCTGAATGAGTACATAATGGTTTTTGCTGAGATTCCTTACTTTCGAAATGAGATGAAAAGCAAATTAAAAAGAGTGTTGGAATTGATTTTATTCACAATGCAATATCAAC
This window of the Candidatus Neomarinimicrobiota bacterium genome carries:
- a CDS encoding O-antigen ligase family protein, whose protein sequence is MIKSEPLENQTSLLKSKVIWFLVIIDLYAIMTACLPDIYPLGSVIGLISLFLLYFIPELGPALFLGGGFLFAFFLGANPAITVLILFITLLGAILYFLRREDDYKGIHNDYSVYFLILFTAVIVAGFFYTTNKVYASSKVYRYVVYNMVAFLIPILYFKDMLKIRRILDIIWYFNALLILISLYVIFLGGADLSIRFDLMGRVNPIWIARALGMGILISIDWFYRYKSRWIHFLLLLYIGFSVWIIILSGSRGPMLGTLVGIMIYIMYIKERTFWKRFGYILAALLLLGMIVLILPKDMLFNKFGSVRASLSVLQRIALWEEAIGQIVENPVLGRGTGGYQIFSAYFGKYPHNIFLEAGAEQGIPAMIILAVFLLRPLSLIPSLLKTHKRQIAVLFFAFWTNYMINAMVSGDITSNYLVWFFISSLIMLKQSVPRESV
- a CDS encoding glycosyltransferase family 4 protein, yielding MKILMVLMNEFTHDLRVLKEGKSLIESGHDVNLIALKDDHTLAVEMTEGIHVFRIQVKSRSILPKNYIFWFIKYLEFVKKAIHKGKKLKPDIVHCHDLNTLIIGTILKKKLKIPLVYDSHELYLDRNFPKPVHVIWKTIERYGIRRADKVFVENPSRGLILEKRYGIHGTIPLRNCQQLKVYSRTDVLKRKLELGSKERIVLYQGIVTKARGMDTLLEMMNFLPDFVHLVILGDGAYFNVIKDYIDNKKLRRIHLLGQIPLHDLPSYTASADIGISLIQNINKNHYYALSNKIFEYMSAGLPVVFSDFPEMRRVITEEQVGLVVDETNPDKAAQAVMTILNNPDLYNRMSRNAIKAVQEKYNWDKEVQILKDYYDSLSK
- the vpsj gene encoding exopolysaccharide biosynthesis protein VpsJ translates to MIPYQNDREKALLALKKWFEENPLYGYDPYDIKGKDFISKCQKWTPVRKPLNMFLEFFPISSRRIFNIKKQINPKGVGLLALANIKRYKSLRNKDYILTAESYLEWLSKHTVTQYGGVGWGYPFDWQSRVLIPAGTPSSVVTAICGHAFLEYRNVTRKSIFDDLLFQIAVFFEKGLNRQDSSSGICFSYTPLDNFTVHNANLFSTWFLLEAGTLFNNNTLKDIGYHALEYTLADQSHDGSFTYWGPPMKTPVIDSFHTGYVLRMLHRISLFNPEDKKIKNAIERGMDYYLSQMFTHENFPKDSSVRKWPLNIHTLNEYIMVFAEIPYFRNEMKSKLKRVLELILFTMQYQPGLFAYKKYPIFTVKIPFFRWNQAWTYLALSSLENIESFTDENEK